Part of the Vitis vinifera cultivar Pinot Noir 40024 chromosome 13, ASM3070453v1 genome is shown below.
GGGTTAAACTTAGATTATTAGAACATTGgatcaaatccattcaaaagTTGGCTTGGGTTTTGATTAGATCAAGCCAATGCATCTAAGTTGCACCCTCAACTAATCATAAACAATCCTTAGAATTTGAAATAAAGTTAATATGATGGCaagaatttctcatttttcattttgttttataaaacatttacaATAGCATCCATAAatgataaagaattttttttattaaactataTGAGCGAAAATGTGaagcaaaaaaatcaaaagaaaaagtaaagaaaaaaagttaaaagttaaaaatttatttttatatattacttcaaacttatttcacttatttttattttttatctaaaaaataaataatttaaaaatatatatgtttttaattaattttagttatatttgattttcttcaatatttaaaatattttctttaatatttaaaatattttctttcatattgtCTTATAATCAAACATACCATGGAAAATTTGCACTTTGGAAAACCATATCATTTcctcttaaatattttatttctatgttgagtaaaatatcttaatattgcaacttaaaattaaaaatgactttaataaatgaattcaatgatttaatataactcaataactaaaatataatttaatttaaagtcattttaattcattaagtattaaatattaaagaaaaaataaaagaatataacCCAAACCCGAGAAGGAAATGACAAAATTAGTCTAATAAGAGtgacatacatacatatataaatatatattgatatttcTCGGAAGCATTTCTGCTGagggtaaaaaaataatttctatttattaaaaattatctaatttgacatttttatccccataattttgttttttgaaaaagcATTTATATGTGAGATGGggataaaatgaaaaatatttcttgtccaaaaaaattatatttaatattttattttatccccttttaatcaaataacccataTTTTAAgcgaaattttattatttagaaaaatttaataataaaaataataataataattacatcTCATTTTAGCCCTctaacttatataaaaaaaaattatttcatatttaataaaatttccgTCATATCAAAATTACCCAAATGAATGACCCAATTTTGGGTTGGGCCAAGCATTCGTGGGCAAGAGAAGTTGGGATTCAGGCCCAAAATCTGAACAGAGAATCAACCCGACCCAAATGTCCAGAGAGaaacccaaacccaaaaaaGGGCATGGAGTGAGGGTCCGAACGCTGAACCCTCGACACGCCAAAGCCCTTCTCGCCAGTCCCTCGCTTGCTTCTTCATTCTCTTCTGTAAGTGCTCTTCATTTTCCCATCAATTGTCCTTCAATTCCTCCTCATCATCCTCACCAATCATCTCttatctgtttggttgctgagaaaacacatcaaaataagggaaaataaaaggaaggatTTGGAAATTTCGAATCTAATCGTTCtgtgtttttgttgttgttattatttatttattgaagaaGGAACTAAAGGCCCAGGTATGCAGTTATGTTAGGTTCAGTTCACTGAAGGTTTGTGATTTCTCGGTTGCCAATTGGAAAGTATTGGAGTTaaagttttggtttttttttttttcttttttcttttctcgcATTTTCATGGCAACTAAGCGGAGGACAGAAGTtcctaattgtttttttttttaggtgagatttgtttgattattttagcctccgtttggttgctgagagaACTTAGGAAagccaaattaaataattttttttttcaggctCAGTTGTAGTCGCCTCTTTTAGGCAAtctcaaataatgaaaaaaaaaaaatgaaatctgaGGCTCGGAATTAATTTTGTATTATATGTTTTCAGGTGAAGCAGTCATGGAATTAGTTTCCATGTCTGGTTGCTGAGtatggaaaatgaaagaaaacaaatcttTTACTCTTGCTAGGATGTAATCTTGATTCATTTTACTTGTATTAGGAACCAACAAGACATAGTGGTCATGAAATGATTGCCACCATGTTTTGCTTGACAAAATTTGTTGGTACTCAGAAAGAAATTTAGTGGAATTTTTTCCCTCCATTTGGAAACCAAGGGAATCAtggaaaagatgagaaaaagaGCCTCTTATCTTATGAGATTCAGAatgatttgggattttttttttccctccttttgTATTCACCACCAAGTGCTTCAACTAGTCCTTGTAATTGTGTTGGGCTTAGTTTAGTATGGGTTGTAGTTTTCTTATTTTGTAGCTGGGGGGTTTAATGaaaagagaaatattttgaatttggtgtttatttgattttattattgttattattttttatttcccctTGTTTTTCTATAACGAAATAGAGGATGATTGACTGAATTCATATGTTTGATGTTTTCAGGTAAAGTTAAGTAATAATCATGCCAGACGTGCAGGTCCTTGTGAATGAATTCATAATCAAGCTAAAAAAACGGTGAATTCCTTTTCATTGTTCATAGGATTATCACATGGTGTACAAAGCTGTGTTCTTATCATCTGactatttcataattttttttatctcctttTCCTGGCAGTAAGGTTGAGGGCTCACAGGCAACAGCAAGGATGACTGCTGAATTGCTCCGCTCAGTCATTTCACAGCAGCGAGTTCCCTACAATAACCAGGCTGGGGCTCTGATCGACGCCATAAAGGCTGTTGGAGAGCAGCTGATTGCTGCCAATCCTGTTggtaaaccattttttattggttttccTAGTTACCTGTAAAAAATTAAGCAGcatcatttgtttgtttgagaatatttttatcatcaatATGGGATTCATTGTGATTTACATGACTGGACTTTGAAccaattccaaattttaaacAAGGTGCTTATATTGCTTCTAAGGACCATATTTTTTGCAAAATAAAGCCAGCGAGAATATCTATTTCATTAGAGGttataattgatgattttggAGTACTACCATTAATTCCCTTGTGTGATCCATAATGCTCTCATATTTCTCAATTGCAACAATTTGAAATTCATGGGGTAGAAATAACAGCAGTGTAGTTTGATGTTTATGTGAATTGTGACATTGGTAGGATGGACACCCTCTCTTGTTGGAATCAGTATTTTTCCCAATTAGTTTTTCTActgtttgagttttattttctaGGTAAAACtgcacttatcaaaaaaaaaaaaaagtgctaaTATGAAAAGAGAAGTTTGTTTTCTTCAGTCTGGTGAATATAATGGCCTATGGCTTatgttgtgtttgttttttcatatttttatttttcccgtACACCAGTATGCAATCATTTGTTTTTTGTATTGCTATAGTTGCCATGTGTCTCAAAAAAGCTCTCTGGATGACAAGTTTTGGGTGAATGGGTACTGACACTTGAAGACTGTGCAAGAAGACGTAAAAGTGTTTCTTTGCAAAGATACACAAACAGTCATCTTTTCAACTTAAATTGGAAATCTCAATAGTGGTCCTAGATGCATGCTGTCCAAGTTCTTAGAATCTCGAATCAAAGctcttgaagaaaaatattagatGAAATCTCTGTAtctgaaaaatggaaaaaaaaaaaatcaagttataTCTGTTTACatgttttaacatttttttttgttgtgtatTTGTGGGTTATACCAATAGGTCATAAGACTGCAAGAGTCAAATTCTGAAAGGCAATTAATCCCCAATGATTATACAGTTTTATGAGTTCTGGTTTAGTCCTAtccattctttttttattgGGATAAGATGCTCTGAACATACTCATTTTGCTTCATTAAAAAGATTGGATAATTCTTCCAAGAAAAGTACCTCTAATCAATGGAGCTGAAAATGTTTCCGATGGCGGAGTCCAGCTGGAGCTCCTTAGCCAGAAAATCTGCATTTTGGTTTGCTGATTGTAAAACCCGTTTAGCCTCCATACCAATGCTGGCACATGTATAGCTTAGACTTGCTTCATGAAGTAAGCTCAACTCCTACTCAGATTATAAATGATCTTTGTCATTATGTTTAATTGAAATGATGTAatcttatattattaattatatattctAGTATGTCATATCTAATCCTTCTTACTGAAAGAAGAAaccagaaaagaaaaagaatggttTGGTGATGGTAAAATGTGTTAGACTCCATCGTAGGAATTGGTCATAGAGGCAAAAGTGGTAGCCCTGTCGAAGGGGCTTGATCCAGGCAAATATTTTGAGCCTTAGcaactttaaaaaaagaaaggttaTAGGGAGTTGGATTATTGTTGTACAGGATATAGGCTGTCTATGGAATTGATGGTTCTCTTCAGTGGCTTCCACACTTGGTCATCTATTGAGCATATCCTTTGGCCAGGCATGGTACTGTTAGCTAAGAGGTTCTACAGGGGATTTAATGCCTTCTTGAGTTGTATTTTTGCTTGTTCTATTGGCTACTCTTTCAGGTCGTGATAAGAGGCTCTTTCATATCTGTATTTTTGCTTTGGTTTGCTTGTTCTATACATGGGTAtcaatatatcatttttgggcATTTTGTAGTTTTATGGGCTTCATGACCTGTGTTGCAGGTTTCTTTGtcctttttctaaaaattatttctcttcAACTATTTTCCATGTTTATGCTTTATCTTATGAGGACTGTTTAGGCTTATCCTTTTGCTTTCGTGACAATATTGTATGGATGGGATTGCAGAGCTTGCTGTTGGTAATATTGTGCGGCGGGTTTTGCATATTATTAGGGAGGAGGACCTTTCTCTTGCAACTGCCGCTGTGGCTGGGCTGAATTTATCAGCTGTaagtgatgatgaagatgatggcGAGCGAGAGGACCACCCTGTTTTATCAGCTGctgctgttgctgctgctgccAGAAGCACTCTGCGTCCCCCTTCTTTACAAACCCTTCTTGAGGACATGCCTGACTCAGCAGCTGTTCCTCAAAGTTCTTCTTCTGGTGGTGATTCTGAAGGAAAAAGCAAATGTGAGctctttcttcttctatctTTTAGAAATTCTTTCAACTTGATTTTATGTGTGTCTAATGAAATTAGAATTGGATTAGAATTAGGTCATTAATATCCTCTGGAGATGAATATGGCTAACTTTTGCATGGATGTtagttaatttgaaaaattggttaTTAAACGGTGGGAATCGCTAAGGTAATGGAAGCAACAGTGTTAAATATGGAGGCATAGTTTCAGACTCAGGTGGCTTATGAGTTCTGATAGTCAATAATATATTTTCCCTCACAGCTGCTGATAAAAGTTCAAGGAGCCGGAAGCTGAAGCATGACATTATTGAGGCAGTTAATGAACTTATTCAAGATATCGCCACTTGCCATGAACAGATTTCTGAGCAAGCAGTGGAGCACATTCATCAAAAGTACCTTTTTCTTAAACTTGAACatacttttatttcatttgcaCAAACCTTTATATAGTATGTGACATATTGATAAATACATTATGGATCTGTTTGATAGTGaaataaaaactgttttccattttcaaaagggaaaaataaatgaaaatgctGCAGAAAATCATAATTGACAACACTTGTTCAGAAACTGTTTTCAAATACATCTCAGAACATGGCTTATTTTGAGGAAACTGTACAATAGTGTTTTctacattttaaaaatgaaagcacattaagaaataaaaatgattaaaaaataggggACATATTGTAGGCTGAGGACAATGATCTAGTGGAGGGCTTCCAGGTTGGTAGAGACGGAGCAATAGTGTTTCACAGTTCACCAGGATGTATCATACCTGGAATTTGTCCTTAAACAGGACCAGCCCTGCAGTAAATCCTAACTCCAGATCTTGGAACTTTGATTTTAGGAGAAATCTTTCAGGTCAAGAAACTAAAGGATCTCAACCATTTTTTGTCCCTGCAAAATGTATGTCTTTCTTCTTCTATTCCAATCAAAGGTTTTGGAACTTGGATCTAATGTTCTTTCTCCAAATATTTCTCTTagctttttcaaaaaatgattctcctttctttttccaaagcaAACTCATTCAGAAATTCAAAACTCCACCATAAATTTGGCCCTTTGCTTGGTTAATAACTGGTAGAAAGGTAAATATTAATAACATGCTTCAGCTAAGGAGATCCCATAAAGCATTGAGCTCAAATTGCTGTGCTTTGTGCTTGAGAAGCGAGAAAACTACTGGCTGTCTTTTCTTACATTATCCTTTTGCTTTAGAGTTGCGATAGAGAGTCTCTTTAGAAGCAGGGTTAGCTTGGGTAGCTGCTAGAGGCATTTCTGATACGTGGTTTGTGTCTTTTGGAGGTTTTCGTGGAAGCCTAGAAGTAAGACCTTGTGGAGAAGGACTGTTCAAGTAATCTTGGGATTATCTGATTGGATGGAAATGCTAGGATCTTTTAGAGTGGGGAAAGATATAGGATAGTATATGCTATCTCACTCCTCTTCAGTTGTAGGCTATCTAGGACTTCTCAAGAATTCCTTTGAGCAGCATTTTTGGGGATCCGGTTATGCTTGTCTCCCTATTAGGAGAATGTTAGACATGCAGGGCTGGGTGGGATCCTCCACTAGTTAGTGTCTTGAAGCCCATTTTTGATGGTTGATCCTTGGGCAATCCAGTTCAGATTGTTATTGGAGGACTTAATTGGGAACTTAGGAGCGAgattatttgagttttatcGAAGAGCCAGATTTGGGCTAGCTATAGAAGTGGAGATCAGATACTTGCTTTACTCAAGGGTCTCAAAGGTGCAATGCAGTTAGGCATAACTGATTTTCTGGTAGAGGGGGATTCAGTTGCAGTCTTGTCTTGGGTATCCAACCACCATAGATGGCCTTGGAGATATGATCATTAAATGTGGAAGATTATTAATGTGGTCAAGGGACTAGGTTGCTCTTTCTTTGAGAAGCCTGGATTGAATAGGATGGTGACAAGAGGTGCCTCATCCCTAGTTGAGTTTTTTTGGGATCTCTTGCCCCCTTGAGTCTTGTTTTTTGATACTTTATTTAGGTGTGGGAAGCCAAAGGCTTTCAATTGACAAGATTTTTTGTTACTTTTCTCTTGTACACTTTCTTTTTCCCTGTTTGAAGAATTTCTCACTCttcccaaatataaaaaataaaataaaataaaaaatctgaaaGAACCGTTTTTACCTCTGCTACCAAACAAGCCATTTATCTTCAGAAATAGGCTACGTTAGATTATAAAAATTGATTCATTGTTTTAGTTTGATTATGCATATTGAGTTTATGAATTATCAGGTTAATGCTCATACTAATTTCTTTTCATGTGCACATTAGTTCATTTGATTCCTTGTTCATGCATTTAGATTTGATATCAGCCCTTGAGTTCTTTTGATGGTTTAATTTAGTGCTGTTTAATTAGTTGTTGGTGATCTAGAAATGTCTTTAGAGGTCACAAGGTTCTGTTTCTCCAACTTCCTCACATGGTTCTAGGATTTGAGTTGTGGGGGAAAACTGAAGATTTAGAGGTGGCAATTAAATCAGCCAATTAAGTTAGCCATGGGCATTTGTGATGGGATGTCATGAGAGACTACTTCTGAAGAAAGTTTCTCTTCAAATAAAGACAGTTCTTCAGTTGAAGGATTGAGGTTGAACTTGTttcttctgatttttttttccatgtcttttctttctttctgatttttttttttttttttctagtgcaagaattagtaaaCTTGAAGCATAAAAGGAGTTCTGTTTCCTTAGTTTTCTGGTCCAGTTTAGCTTAGCATCTGCCTTGTCTTTGGATAGCATGTGAAATCATTACCCATAATCACCTTTTTGAGCACAAATATTTTGTATCCAAGTGAGCACCCGTAATGTAGCTAGTATTAGGTTGgcaatttgattaatagtagtGGAATAAATGTCATGGTTAGGTATGGCAATTTGTTGGAGTCGCAAAATGTTGAATTCCTTCATATTAAGGTAAGTACTATGAGATTTTCTTAATCCAAATACAACTATACTCATTCAATGATTGTGCTATAATCCTTTTGACATGAACACAATTTGTTTGTTACACTATTAACATGATATGGCCCACTTATTGCACCAGTAATATGATAGAATATAAACATTTAACAAGCAAGAGCatatttgaatttcttcatCCATCTGTCATGCTTTATCTATattgtcttaattttttatttggattatttagtatttttggtgtttcctcttaATTTTTGTAGCATCTGTTGGTTGCATGAATTTTAACTATCAATTTTTGTTGTCAGTGAGGTTATATTAACTTTAGGCCGGTCGAGAACAGTAATGGAATTTCTTTGTGCCgcaaaggagaaaaaaagatCATTCCGGGTATTTGTTGCAGAGGGCGCTCCAAGGTTTCTACTTGTAGCTAGTGTTTGTTGGAAGCCCAAGGGTCTCTTTTTAGCTTGATTTAATTTTTGCTGTTCATCTTTCTAACTCCATTTCTTTTGTTATGAATTGCTACTTGATTAGGTACCAGGGGCATGTGCTTGCAAAAGAATTGGTTGCAAGAGGTTTACAGACCACTCTGATCACTGATTCTGCAGTTTTTGCCATGATTTCTCGTGTGAACATGGTATGTGAGAACCTTAACCATGTTCCTTTTGGTGATCAATTTCCTGGACTGCTTTTGCCTTCATCTTGAAACATTTTATGTAAAGGTTATAGTTGGAGCTCATGCTGTAATGGCGAATGGTGGGGTTATAGCACCTGTTGGGTTAAATATGGTTGCACTAGCTGCTCAGAGGCATGCTGTCCCTTTTGTTGTACTTGCTGGCACTCACAAGGTATTTTATCACAATAACTGCTCTTGTTTCACTATAACTTTTAGGAGGAAAGTCAAGAAGCCAATTCTATTACCTGCTAACAGCTTCCATAAGTTTGACATGCCATGGGTGTGAATATGGGATCTTTGCTCAAGCTCATGGAGTGTCTAAATAGGTCACAAGAAAATATCACCGGCATGCTAGCTTAAGGTCATCTATAAGCACCTTTTGCAGTCCacttctttttggttttttctaatTGATAAATCTTGCAATACAATTCATGTGTTTGcttatatttagttttgtgCTTTCGGTGGTAACACAGTTTTGAACTTGATCAATGAGCAGAATTTCACCCAGAACCAATTCAAAGAGCCTAAGTTATAAGTGGCTTTGGATAATCAGAAATCAATCAGATTTTACCcattattttgagttttttatttaaatgttcTGCCAAAATGAGGAAAAATTAACACCTTTTTttaccacaatttttttttttttttttgggtgggtgGTGGGTGCTAAATTTCAGCTGAATTTTATAAGTCATGGAAAAATTTTGTGGAATAATGAACAAGTGATGCTTGTAAAAGCTTCGTATTTTCactgcatattattttttagtcagGTTAAACTTTGTCAAAAATGAGATCTGCTAAGAGTTAATTTTGTGGACCATCCACATGACTTCTTTTTACCAACTGACCTATTTTACTCTCCTCAAGCATAACCCTAGCTAGTTACTGGCAAATTGCATTTTTGTTTTACATTGGGTGGGCCAAGCACATGTGTTCTTGCCATATCCCTTCTCATCCAAATGTGAAAAAGACTGACAAAGTTGAAGTTCAAGCTTCAGCCCAGGCTTTGAGTAAAGATATTCTAGGTAGTTTAAACTGCATCTTAAAATTCCATGACTTCAGAATGAATAAATTTTCTACCTTTCTGATCTCTTTAGCGAAGTAAGTTTACGCTCGAAGCTTAATAAACAAGTGTGATCTTTGCAAACTTCCCTTGTATATTCCACCTGATTAAAGAATAAGTTCTAAAAAATTTCTGGTGAACATAAAACCAGTAACCAACTAGGaagatctatttttttttttgataagtcaGTAACCAACTAGGAAGATAGCAGGAAGTAATTTGCAATCTCTTCTTTTGGAACATATTTACAGAAGTACAAATCCAGTGGCACTGATGAATGTGGTCAAGAATCCATTTCCTATCAAAtaaagggaaaaggaaagaaaaacaaagttgCCATAAAATTAACCTTTTAATTTAATGTAGAAGTCTTAACTTAAAACTAGACATTCATACTTCATGAACAGTGTCTGACATGCTAATTTTAACTTGTAGGTAAGTGCAGATTGCAGATATTTAATGATGAACTTCTTGCTTTGGCACTTCTGTTAATCTTCTTTTGTATACATGACAGTTGTGCCCTTTGTATCCACACAATCCAGAGGTCTTATTGAATGAATTGAAATCCCCATCTGAGCTGCTGGATTTTGGAGAATTCTCAGATTGTATGGACTTTGGAAGTGGCAATGGTTCCCCTCTTCTTCATGTTGTCAATCCTGCATTTGATTATGTGCCACCAAAGCTTGTTAGTCTATTTATCACTGACACGTAAGTTTGCATTAGAATTCCAGAATTTCAACTCTCATGctcattttaaatttgtggAAGTGTTGATGTTATTCTGAAAAAATACtcgaaatatttttttctctagttAGTGGAAATTAGAAGACAGACTAAGGAAAAGTCAATAGATTCAATCCTGTATTACATATTTAGCCTAACTTTCTCAAAAGTCTTACTAGGTCTATGAGATACTATGCACACGaatgaattaataaataaaaccattttCCCTTTACTAGAGGGATCTATCTGGTTTTAGTACACTCTTTGGATGTCATTTTTCCTTAAATCTtgttattttgttcattttggcAAAATTTAGAACAGTGTCATTTTTGCTTGATATTTTGACTTAACCTatagtatttatttttgtagttttgtaTTCCTGCAATTTCTGACATTCTTTACTTCCTTCAGAGGGGGACATAACCCATCATACATGTACCGGCTCATTGCGGACTATTACTCTGCTGATGATCTGGTGGTGCAGCGGAGACCTGCATCTGGAAATTGACTTTAGTTCCCCTATTTCTAGTATGTTTCAAGTAAGTCATTcctattatttgattttaaatcatattgGAACTGTTTGCGCCCAATTTCTTAAATTACTAGAAGATGAATCATCAATATGTTACATTGATGCATGCAACAAACCTGTGGACACGAGAGAGATGAAAAtccaataaaacaaaaatgaaactcaTATCTAAACTGTGGATAAGGGTTTTTTCTGTGAAAGTTACACTGGGAAATTCTTTACTTTTccttaatataataaaatttgacgATGGTGGAAAGTCTTGCTCTTATTAACAAACAAATGAAGGCTTTACTAGAAGGCACTGCatttttttgaacaaattaATCCATAAATTGCAGATGACCATGTTCTGCCTGGCCCCATTAAGCATCTTTCTGTCATTTCCTTTGATAATTGTTGCCctatcattttctattttgtacTTTTGATAATCGTTGTAATGCACCATACCATGCACCAAGCAATAAATTTCCATGTGTGGATTATTCTGGGTAATGCACCAGCCATGATCTACACGTCCTGTTTTCACATCATATGGTTGTTATGATAAACGATTGTCTACTGACATTTTCATGTGATTGCTCAATTTTCAGATAGTTCAGGAATACACCACAGAAGAAAATGCTGGCAGGGAAAAATGGATTCAAATATTAGTGTATTGGACTGCATCGACTGTTTTGAGGGTAGAAGTGACTCAGGGAAAACTATGGTTCGATGGGAAGAAACAAATGGTGCAAGTGGTTTCTGTGATTGTGATGAAGTAAAAAGGCAAAGCAGTgatcaaaggaagaaaagaaacgaCAGCCAAGTGAATTCTTTAATTGTGTAGAGGAAAGAGGCCAAGAGCTGTATCCTGTAGCAAAACTATGATACAAAGCACTCTTTGATGTTAATGGACTATTTCATTATATACCCTAGCAGTGAAATTAATAACAGTTCGCATCTGATTGGAACTTATTGCTATGtttgttgcattttttttttttaaagtatagaTTTAGTATGTATAGTTTATATGCttcaaaattactttcaaaaacGGATACCAATGTTTGAAGTGAATATAATTATCCCTGTTTTCAACTCTTGGTTGAACATGTCCCTTTGTCTGCAACAAAAAACAGTccgaaaataattttaaattattatcagttttttcattttgtttttagaaatttccTGCAGAAAACAACAACCGAGCATGAAAGTAAATCGAAGGAAATGgtcttttagtttttaaaacccaaaattttttcTAATCATATGGCCAATCGACCAAAGAGGCCCTTGCTTCTAATCCAACATCATCTCTTGCACATGGGAAGACATCTTAGTTTTCCCAGTTTCGCGTAGTACATAAAATGTACAAAATAGGTTTCACCATATCATGTAATCCACAAAAACATACCTAACCCATCCTACAAAGATTAGGGGTGTGACTGCttagtaatattttttagtttgcaTTACTTTTTGTTGGGGATGACAAAGTTTGATataattcattctcaaaatcaACGCACTTTTATTCAGTTTGGGTTGAGTATAATTGTATTTGGATCAAATTCATGTCAATTTGCATAATCGTACACACCCCTTGCTTCCTATCCTATATCATCTCTTACACATAGACAAGCATCTAAGTTTTCCTTGTTTCCACATAGTACATAAAACGTGTAAATGTAATCCATAAAGATATACTTAACCCATCATATAAAGAATAGGGGTGTGATTGTCTACTCATacttttgagttttgagtttgtatcactttcttatggggaTGGTAAAGTTTGATATAATCCATACTCAAACTCAATGCACTTTTATTGGGTTTTGGTTGAATATAGTTGTAATTGGGTCAAATTCATGTTGACTTTTATAACTGTACATGCATACCCCTTGCTCTTCCCATCCAACATCATCTCTTGCATGTAGACAAGCATCTCCATTTTCCTTGTTTCCATGTAGTACATAAAACATACAAAATGGGTGTCACCATATCATGTAATCCACAAAAA
Proteins encoded:
- the LOC100256712 gene encoding uncharacterized protein LOC100256712, yielding MPDVQVLVNEFIIKLKKRKVEGSQATARMTAELLRSVISQQRVPYNNQAGALIDAIKAVGEQLIAANPVELAVGNIVRRVLHIIREEDLSLATAAVAGLNLSAVSDDEDDGEREDHPVLSAAAVAAAARSTLRPPSLQTLLEDMPDSAAVPQSSSSGGDSEGKSKSADKSSRSRKLKHDIIEAVNELIQDIATCHEQISEQAVEHIHQNEVILTLGRSRTVMEFLCAAKEKKRSFRVFVAEGAPRYQGHVLAKELVARGLQTTLITDSAVFAMISRVNMVIVGAHAVMANGGVIAPVGLNMVALAAQRHAVPFVVLAGTHKLCPLYPHNPEVLLNELKSPSELLDFGEFSDCMDFGSGNGSPLLHVVNPAFDYVPPKLVSLFITDTGGHNPSYMYRLIADYYSADDLVVQRRPASGN